The Gambusia affinis linkage group LG11, SWU_Gaff_1.0, whole genome shotgun sequence genome contains a region encoding:
- the cryba2b gene encoding beta-crystallin A2b: MNPQQMEQMGQFRITVWEEENFQGKRCEFMLECQNIMERGFNKIRSIKVENGPWVGYEYPEFQGQQFILEKGDYPRYEAWSGNSSYRTEHMLSFRPIKCANHSDSKVTLYECEDFQGRKFEMCDDYPSLQAMGWCSKEVPSMKVNSGAWVAYQFPGYRGYQYILERDRHQGEYRNYNEFSTQAHTNQVQSIRRIQH; the protein is encoded by the exons ATGAACCCTCAACAGATGGAGCAGATGGGCCAGTTCAGGATCACAGTCTGGGAGGAGGAGAACTTCCAGGGCAAGCGCTGTGAGTTCATGCTGGAGTGCCAGAACATCATGGAGAGGGGCTTCAACAAGATCCGCTCCATTAAGGTTGAGAACGGACC GTGGGTGGGCTACGAGTACCCAGAGTTTCAGGGACAGCAGTTTATCCTGGAGAAGGGAGATTATCCTCGCTATGAGGCCTGGAGTGGAAACAGCAGCTACAGAACCGAGCACATGCTTTCCTTCAGACCCATTAAGTGTGCC AACCACAGTGACAGCAAGGTGACCCTGTATGAGTGTGAGGACTTCCAGGGCCGTAAGTTTGAGATGTGCGATGACTACCCCTCCCTACAGGCCATGGGTTGGTGCAGCAAGGAGGTGCCCTCCATGAAAGTCAACTCAGGAGC CTGGGTGGCCTATCAGTTCCCTGGTTACCGTGGCTACCAGTACATCCTGGAGAGAGACAGACACCAAGGCGAGTACAGAAACTACAACGAGTTCAGCACCCAGGCTCACACCAACCAGGTGCAGTCCATTCGTAGGATCCAGCACTAG